AATAGGCGCTGGACGCGTCCAGCCGCCGCTCGAAGGCGTCGATGCGCTGTTGCGCGGCCTCGCCGCCGGCGGCGGCCAGCTTGGCCAGCAGCCGCTCGACCAGCGCCAGCGATCCCACCATCGAATGGAAATAGGACGGCGTGCCGGCATCGAACAGCAGCGCCTGCGTGGCGTGGGCCTGGATCGGCGCCAGCGGGCTGTCGGTCAGCGCCAGCACCGGCACGCCGGCCTGGCGGCAATCCCGCGCCGCTTCCAGCGTCTGGCGTCCGTAGGGATTCTGGGTGACGCAGACCAGCAGGTCCTCCGGCCCGGCGGCGTCGAGCTGGTCGGGATAGGTGCCGCCCAGTCCATGCACCAGCACGCCATTGCCGGCGATCATGCTGTACGCGTAGGCGAAGTGATAGCTGATGGCGAAGCAGGACCGCGTGCCCAGGAAATAGAGGCGCCGCGCCGCGCGCATGCGCTGCACGGCCCGCGCAATGTCCTTGGGCGCATTGGCCACCGTGGGCGAGCGCGCATTGTCCAGGTGCGTGCGCAGCAGCGCGTCATCGAACTGGCTGGCGGCTTCGCCTTGCAGGCGGCGCACGCGTTCCTTGTAGGCCGGCGCGCCATGGCCCAGCGCGTCCTGGAACACCTGCCGGAACGGACCGTAGCCTTCATAGCCCAGCGCCTGCGCCAGGCGCGCCATGCTGTTGGGCGACACGCCCGCCTGCGCGGCCTGCTGGCGCATCGACAGCAGGCCCGCGTCGCGCGGGTTGCGCGCCACCCAGGCGGCGGCGCGCTGCAACTCGGCGCCCAGCGCGGGGACGTGGGCCTCGATCAAGGCCATCAGTTCCTGGATCTGCATCCTTGCTTCTACACATTTGTACCTTAACGGTACAAATGTACCAGCGTGCGCGGCCTAGCGGCGCTGGGGAAAACGCCTAGGGCGCGGCGCGCGCCCCCGCGCGCCGCGCCCTCGCCCGCCGCCTCAGGCCAGGCTGCGGAACGCCTGGTCCATGTCGGCGATCAGGTCTTCCTCATGCTCCAGGCCGATGGAGACGCGGATCAGCCCTTCGGACACGCCGGCGGCGTCGCGCTCGGCCGCCGGCACGCCCGAGTGCGTCGTCGAGGCCGGATGGCAGACCAGCGATTCGGTGCCGCCCAGGCTCACCGCCGACTTGAACAGGCGCAGCGCGTTGATGAAGCGGAAGGCCTTGGCGCGGCCGCCGTCCAGCACGAAGGCGAAGGTCGAGCCCGCGCCGCTGCACTGGCGCCTGTACACGTCCTGGTAGGCGGCGTCGGCGATCAGTTCCGGGTGGTAGATGCGGACCGGCTCGTGCGGATTGCCGGCCAGCCACTGCGCCACCTTGCCGGCGGTGCGCGCGGCCTGTTTCATGCGCAGCACCACCGTTTCCATCGAGCGCGTGATCATCCAGCAGGAATGCGGATCCAGCTGCGAGCCGAACGCGCTGCGGATCGCGCGCACCTTCTTGATCAGCTCCTTGCCGCCGGTGACGCCGCCGGCCACCAGGTCGCTGTGGCCGCCGACGTACTTGGTCAGCGAATACACGCACAGGTCCACGCCGTGCTCGGCGGGCTTCTGGAAGATGGGACCGAGCAGCGTGTTGTCGCACACCGAGATCGGGCGATAACCGTGGCGCGATTCGAAGGCGTCCAGCTCGGCCTTCATGGCGGCGAAGTCGACCAGCGAATTGGTGGGATTGGCCGGCGTCTCGACGAAGAACAGCTTCACCGGCCCCTTGGCCGCGGCCGCTTCCAGCGCCTCGCGCATGCTGGCCGCCGACAGGCAGTCGCGCACCGGATGCGAGGCGATGCCCCACTCGGGGAAGATCTTGGAAATCAGCGTCTCGGTGCCGCCATACAGCGGCACCGACTGCACCATCTGGTCGCCGGGCCGCAGGAAGGCCAGGAACACGGCGCTGATCGCCGACATGCCGCTGGAGGTCACGGCGGCCGCCTCGGAGCCGTCCAGCAGCGACAGGCGGTCCTCGACGATTTCCAGGTTGGGATGGTTGAAGCGGCTGTACACCAGGCCGGCCGACTCGCCTTGCGGCAGGGGCTTGCGGCCCGACACCAGATCAAAGAACTCGGCGCCGTCCTCGGCCGAGCGGAACGCGAAGGTGGACGTCAGGAACACCGGCGGCTTGACCGCGCCTTCGGACAGGAAGGGGTCGAAACCGTAGGACATCATCTGCGTCTCCGCGTGCAGGGGACGGCCGAAGATGTCTTTCTTGTGGTAGTTCGAATAGCTCATGCTGTGCCTCAGTATCGGATGGGACCGGCCTGCCGGGCGGGCGCGTATTGCTCGGAAAACGATAGCGCCGGCGGGCTCGGGGTGCACGGAAGTATGGGCGCGCGTGCCCGCAATATTCTTTCCATTTGAATTGCCATGAAT
The Achromobacter sp. AONIH1 DNA segment above includes these coding regions:
- a CDS encoding MurR/RpiR family transcriptional regulator, which codes for MQIQELMALIEAHVPALGAELQRAAAWVARNPRDAGLLSMRQQAAQAGVSPNSMARLAQALGYEGYGPFRQVFQDALGHGAPAYKERVRRLQGEAASQFDDALLRTHLDNARSPTVANAPKDIARAVQRMRAARRLYFLGTRSCFAISYHFAYAYSMIAGNGVLVHGLGGTYPDQLDAAGPEDLLVCVTQNPYGRQTLEAARDCRQAGVPVLALTDSPLAPIQAHATQALLFDAGTPSYFHSMVGSLALVERLLAKLAAAGGEAAQQRIDAFERRLDASSAYFGGPSPGPRRGARKT
- a CDS encoding cystathionine gamma-synthase family protein yields the protein MSYSNYHKKDIFGRPLHAETQMMSYGFDPFLSEGAVKPPVFLTSTFAFRSAEDGAEFFDLVSGRKPLPQGESAGLVYSRFNHPNLEIVEDRLSLLDGSEAAAVTSSGMSAISAVFLAFLRPGDQMVQSVPLYGGTETLISKIFPEWGIASHPVRDCLSAASMREALEAAAAKGPVKLFFVETPANPTNSLVDFAAMKAELDAFESRHGYRPISVCDNTLLGPIFQKPAEHGVDLCVYSLTKYVGGHSDLVAGGVTGGKELIKKVRAIRSAFGSQLDPHSCWMITRSMETVVLRMKQAARTAGKVAQWLAGNPHEPVRIYHPELIADAAYQDVYRRQCSGAGSTFAFVLDGGRAKAFRFINALRLFKSAVSLGGTESLVCHPASTTHSGVPAAERDAAGVSEGLIRVSIGLEHEEDLIADMDQAFRSLA